A region of the Candidatus Sericytochromatia bacterium genome:
ATCACGCCACGCCTCCAAGCATCCCGCCGCGTCTCCAAGCATCCCGCGCGGAGACCTCTCGCCCCAACAATCGGCCAGGGCCGGGACGCCCGCGCCGATCAGGGGCCGGAAAAAGGCTCACCCAGGCCTGGGAAACTGCGGGTAACCGGGCGCACCGGGCATTGGAGGTGACGCCAGGCACGGGCCAGACCGATCACGGCCACGGCGTCGGCAATTTCTCCACGCATGGCCATCTCGTGCGCTTCAGCCAATGGAAGACGCCGGATCGCAAGGCGTTCTGTGCCTTCCGGGGCGGCTTCCCCTTGCGTCAGTTCCTCGGCCAGGAAGATGCAGCCCAACTCATCGGTGCAGGAATTGGACAGGGAAAATTCGCCCAGGTAGGTCCAGCGTTGCGCCGTCAGGCCCGTTTCCTCCCGCAGTTCGCGCTGAGCGGCTGCCAGGGGAGATTCCTGCAAAGGCCCACCGCCTTCCGGGATCTCCCAGGAGTAGCAACCCAGCGGATAGCGCCACTGGCCCACCAGAAACGTGTCCC
Encoded here:
- a CDS encoding NUDIX hydrolase; translation: MLAEDNPWVRHGSRTVFENPWLRVREDEVTRPDGQPGTYGVVEFKNRAIGVVPVTTEGDTFLVGQWRYPLGCYSWEIPEGGGPLQESPLAAAQRELREETGLTAQRWTYLGEFSLSNSCTDELGCIFLAEELTQGEAAPEGTERLAIRRLPLAEAHEMAMRGEIADAVAVIGLARAWRHLQCPVRPVTRSFPGLGEPFSGP